In the Streptococcus dysgalactiae subsp. dysgalactiae genome, AATGCTAATTGCTTTTTGATGGTTTTAAAATTCCGCCATAGCCAAGCTGTCTTTTTTTATACAATCCATTATATAAATCATCAACGACTTGTTTATTCTCAATATCTAATTTTATTGGCTTTGTAGGATACTTAGCGGTTTCTAGAATGGCTCCTTTTAAGCTTTTACCTTTTTCTTTCACAGAACGAATATCGACCATCGGAATATAATCAACCTTAAGAGATTGAGACCACATTTCACCCCACTCTTTTTGAGTAATATAGTCTTTTTTTGACTGAAAATAACTCGGTCTAACCATTAATAAAACATGGATATGAGGGTGATAGTTATTATCTTTTTCGTTATGTGTTACCTCAACAGAACGAAGATAGCCGATCAAATTCTTTTGTACCTTAGCTCGCTTAAACAGTCTATCGAAGGATTTTGTCAAGGACGTTAATGTCCTGTTCAATTCACTTCCAGGGACATTTTTAACAGTCAAGGTCAAAAAAAGGAATCGTCCTTTAGGTTCCTGCTTAATGGCTTCATCAACAATTCTCGAGGTTTGATAAGAATACTTCATAGAACGTCTCCAGTTGCACATTGG is a window encoding:
- a CDS encoding protein rep, encoding MTENLNQEEVLQDKNSRGKDRNWRGRKLMSLKLAGIFDELGYKKALIERVQSCGDVLRFIRHEDRSLKLYQAYFCKNKLCPMCNWRRSMKYSYQTSRIVDEAIKQEPKGRFLFLTLTVKNVPGSELNRTLTSLTKSFDRLFKRAKVQKNLIGYLRSVEVTHNEKDNNYHPHIHVLLMVRPSYFQSKKDYITQKEWGEMWSQSLKVDYIPMVDIRSVKEKGKSLKGAILETAKYPTKPIKLDIENKQVVDDLYNGLYKKRQLGYGGILKPSKSN